Proteins from one Astatotilapia calliptera chromosome 8, fAstCal1.2, whole genome shotgun sequence genomic window:
- the LOC113028437 gene encoding breast cancer type 1 susceptibility protein homolog isoform X1, with protein sequence MKTPKVSDVKKGISALWETLQCPICLDLMTAPVSTKCDHQFCKFCMMKLLDKSKQNKANCPVCKSTVTKRSLQESPGFQKLVAGLQDMIQAYEHDTGTNYFTGTSQQGRCAGVTGAETTKGALTSGDECGTDIDNEQNALFGDLPESHSSTIAARNGFARLMGLEDSAPLTTENEALDSGLGDAPLTSDKKMSSPTDNGEPVKAEMSDVVANTSKTRRNRGKRSRENASLYSSFIPDENEDQSQRKSSRKKQKKDVVPDKILDHKRKKSLEKVAEWLMKVPAEGSLELEKPDENSDDSDSCSSASTIDIRQCNSELNPKKEGRAKALEEQVFGAVYRRRVNRNVSPPLKVFTEPSIAEEILKSEDASSVREENGFASFAKINKSNVEGEQQMTEEINDGSGICKSAEQMEIGTEIDTGMHVDEFNNFPESHQNRGRDDVSSVVPDNVEQQLGRKTRKRTCNVLQQVDSDLQEQARAKSEGGEQKKTDKRKGRNTRSEKGKPSRVPKPLVLVGVQNGETTPVIRMRAEEVQVQIENYPSSEDQVTPVVKSSRRSRRLQLFAEEVQEGHKQVSEKAKATEGNSSVAKQPEHANGEALDDVNKVVKSAKKNGCVYNEDIGEIENIECAERTSNLRPTEAVKELNAASGSAQLDDAAVVGPTLESDNQNSIQSQASVCKTKCTETENEEDRNDSELDTEQLLKSFKATKRKSFYLGSPDVKSSRGSDKDAIKEPEKKHEDCSGVESAEKALGDSSKSSYDFISPSNSPVQPRITVSEKRDPAAVEALISEQNCSGRFRSSPSSGLSPNKEAKRGAESPPLSVVPQVVDSGLRFTAVECDELKEASQNTESRADCEDVKGIKDDAPATLKCSSVNTAEHRGVPESSLTPDDLIASPVQTIHKAEINSNGSGEVSINSSINRKPRRKRKAQRLEPSSESDSSGSKEELPTLTQIFGTSARPSAQNRSDSGEDDRCEGTADAADRLPPACPSPDCVDSSQASVDLFGTPEESGDVPVNDTSVTIESSQFSSEVLVTQQKIEMQKELVRLEKLMALVSEVLQEKESSPSKEIPPQTHQSTRDMGPDAHRQLPRDQDAGHAADRKAVPEAGPNLNPEPSDCKGVPEPNPSEPEGDTQMAAQKSAHKGVGVKGTGVSKTPSSTSAAKTQKDSSSLSDGQEDKENNSPPKDACKAKLVLVSSGLGPNEQIMVKKFAKRVGARVVSQVTPEVTHVIMRTDEQLVCERTLKYFLGIAGRKWVLSFQWISECFKQKKVLDESPFEVRGDVVNGPNHQGPSRARTTEDSNLLMKGFSICFQGPFTDMTADKMEWMVELCGAAVVKDPLLLDGKQKSRQLVIVQPKPESSSSTYNSLSKQATVVTRGWLLDTVATYTLQNYSSYRT encoded by the exons ATGAAAACCCCAAAAGTCTCAGATGTCAAGAAAGGGATTTCGGCGCTTTGGGAGACTCTGCAGTGTCCCATTTG CTTGGATTTAATGACTGCTCCGGTATCTACTAAGTGTGACCATCAATTCTGCAA ATTTTGCATGATGAAACTTTTGGACaaatccaaacaaaacaaagccaaCTGCCCCGTGTGTAAAAGCACAGTCACCAAAAG GAGCTTACAGGAGAGCCCTGGGTTTCAGAAACTTGTCGCTGGTTTGCAGGACATGATCCAAGCATATGAGCATGACACTGGCACAAACT ACTTCACTGGAACATCCCAGCAAGGGCGATGTGCAGG TGTCACAGGTGCAGAAACTACTAAAGGAGCTCTGACATCTGGAGATGAATGTGGCACTGACATTGACAATGAACAAAATGCACTCTTTGGTGATCTTCCAGAATCCCACTCCTCAACTATTGCAG cCCGGAATGGATTTGCAAGACTCATGGGGCTTGAAGATTCCGCTCCTTTGACGACAGAAAATGAAGCTCTGGATAGCGGGCTTGGTGATGCTCCACTAACGTCTGACAAGAAAATGTCCAGCCCCACAGACAACGGGGAACCAGTGAAAGCTGAAATGTCAGACGTTGTGGCGAATACTTCAAAAACGCGTAGGAATAGAGGCAAAAGGAGCCGGGAGAATGCCTCCCtttattcatcattcattcCAGATGAAAACGAAGACCAATCCCAAAGAAAGTCCTCTaggaagaagcagaaaaaagatgTGGTGCCCGACAAGATCCTTGACCATAAGCGTAAGAAAAGTTTAGAGAAGGTTGCAGAGTGGCTCATGAAAGTTCCAGCTGAAGGAAGTCTTGAGTTAGAAAAACCAGATGAAAACTCTGATGACTCTGACAGCTGTTCCTCCGCTTCGACAATAGATATCAGGCAATGCAACAGTGAACTGAATCCGAAGAAAGAAGGGCGGGCCAAAGCCCTCGAAGAGCAGGTGTTTGGGGCTGTCTACAGACGAAGAGTGAACAGGAACGTCTCTCCTCCGCTTAAAGTTTTTACAGAGCCATCGATAGCTGAAGAAATATTGAAGAGTGAAGATGCTTCCAGTGTTAGAGAGGAAAACGGTTTTGCTTcttttgcaaaaataaacaaaagtaacGTGGAGGGTGAGCagcaaatgacagaagaaataaatgatGGCAGTGGCATTTGTAAATCAGCAGAACAGATGGAGATCGGGACAGAAATTGATACAGGCATGCATGTGGACGAGTTCAACAACTTTCCAGAAAGTCACCAAAACAGAGGCAGAGATGACGTTTCCAGTGTTGTGCCTGATAATGTAGAACAACAACTGGGGAGGAAGACGAGGAAAAGGACGTGCAATGTTTTGCAACAGGTAGACAGCGACTTACAAGAGCAAGCTCGGGCAAAATCAGAGGGTGGTGagcaaaagaaaactgacaaaagGAAAGGTAGAAACACAAGATCCGAAAAAGGCAAGCCCTCCAGAGTGCCGAAACCCCTTGTCCTCGTTGGAGTTCAGAATGGGGAAACCACCCCTGTTATTAGAATGAGAGCAGAAGAAGTTCAGGTTCAAATTGAGAATTACCCTAGCAGCGAGGACCAAGTAACTCCTGTCGTTAAGAGCAGTAGGAGAAGCAGAAGACTTCAGCTGTTTGCTGAGGAAGTCCAGGAGGGTCACAAGCAGGTGAGCGAGAAAGCTAAGGCAACTGAAGGAAACAGCAGTGTGGCAAAGCAGCCGGAACATGCTAATGGCGAAGCGCTTGATGATGTAAATAAGGTGGTAAAGTCAGCTAAAAAAAATGGATGTGTTTATAATGAAGACATAGGAGAGATTGAAAACATAGAGTGTGCTGAGAGAACATCGAATCTGAGGCCAACAGAAGCTGTTAAAGAGTTAAATGCTGCCTCAGGCTCTGCTCAGCTAGATGATGCAGCCGTGGTAGGGCCAACGCTTGAAAGTGACAATCAAAACAGTATTCAGTCACAGGCCTCAGTTTGTAAAACTAAATGTACCGAAACAGAAAACGAGGAGGACAGGAACGACAGTGAGCTCGACACGGAGCAACTTCTCAAGAGCTTCAAAGCAACTAAAAGGAAATCTTTCTATCTTGGAAGTCCAGACGTGAAAAGCAGCCGCGGTTCAGACAAAGACGCCATCAAAGAACCAGAGAAGAAACATGAAGATTGTTCTGGTGTTGAATCTGCAGAAAAGGCTTTAGGAGACTCCAGCAAGTCCTCTTATGATTTCATCTCTCCTTCCAACTCACCGGTCCAGCCGAGaataactgtttctgagaaaCGGGATCCGGCAGCAGTGGAAGCCTTGATCTCTGAACAAAACTGTTCAGGTCGCTTCAGGAGTAGTCCTAGCAGTGGACTGAGTCCTAACAAGGAGGCAAAACGTGGTGCAGAAAGTCCTCCTCTTTCTGTGGTCCCTCAGGTCGTAGATTCTGGTCTCCGCTTCACAGCCGTTGAATGTGACGAGCTAAAGGAAGCCtctcaaaacacagagagtcGGGCTGACTGTGAGGATGTGAAGGGGATAAAAGATGACGCACCTGCCACTTTAAAGTGTTCCTCAGtcaacacagctgaacataggGGAGTTCCAGAGTCTTCTTTGACCCCTGATGACCTTATCGCGTCACCGGTCCAAACTATCCACAAAGCAGAGATTAACAGCAACGGTAGTGGAGAGGTCAGCATCAACTCCTCCATCAATAGGAAAccgaggaggaagagaaaggcTCAGAGACTGGAGCCTTCATCCGAGTCCGATAGCAGTGGATCCAAAGAAGaattacccactctgacacaaATCTTTGGAACATCAGCTCGTCCTTCCGCTCAGAATCGGAGCGACTCCGGTGAAGACGACAGATGCGAGGGAACAGCTGATGCAGCAGATCGGTTACCACCTGCATGCCCCAGCCCCGACTGCGTTGATTCCAGTCAAGCATCTGTGGACTTGTTCGGCACGCCAGAAGAAT CAGGTGACGTTCCAGTAAATGACACCAGTGTTACCATAGAATCGTCACAGTTTTCAAGCGAAGTCCTTGTTACACAG caaaAGATAGAAATGCAGAAGGAGCTGGTGAGGCTGGAGAAGCTGATGGCCCTGGTCTCAGAGGTGCTTCAGGAGAAAGAGAGCAGTCCTTCCAAAGAAATCCCCCCACAAACCCATCAGAGCACCAGAGACATGG GCCCAGACGCTCACAGACAGCTTCCTCGTGACCAGGACGCAGGGCACGCCGCAGACAG GAAAGCTGTTCCAGAAGCGGGACCGAACCTAAACCCAGAACCATCTGATTGCAAAGGTGTTCCCGAACCCAACCCGTCAGAGCCTGAAGGTGACACACAGATGG cAGCGCAGAAGTCTGCGCATAAAGGGGTCGGTGTCAAAGGCACTGGAGTCTCCAAAACACCTTCTTCAACTTCAGCAGCTAAGACTCAGAAGGACAGCAGTTCTCTGTCCGATGGgcaagaagacaaagaaaataacagCCCTCCAAAAGACGCATGCAAAGCTAAGCTGGTGCTTGTGTCATCAGGATTGGGCCCAAATGAGCAG ATTATGGTGAAAAAGTTTGCCAAGAGAGTTGGTGCCCGTGTGGTTTCCCAGGTAACACCAGAAGTGACTCATGTCATCATGCGTACAG ATGAACAGCTGGTATGTGAGCGCACACTGAAATACTTCCTGGGAATTGCAGGCAGGAAGTGGGTGTTGAGTTTCCAGT gGATTTCTGAGTGcttcaaacaaaagaaagtctTAGATGAG AGTCCGTTTGAGGTGAGAGGGGATGTGGTGAATGGGCCCAACCACCAGGGCCCCTCAAGAGCTCGGACCACTGAAGACAGTAAT